A genomic segment from Truepera sp. encodes:
- the lysX gene encoding lysine biosynthesis protein LysX: protein MTDNVAVVYDRLREEERLLFEAFERLGVPHTPVYASSLAVELGAPSPALVLERCVSQWRGLSLARAFQAAGSTVFNRPEVIETCGDKLATSAALVRAGVPTPRTSVAVDRQAALDEADRLGYPVVIKPLVGSWGRLVARLESRAAAEALLEYKEVLGGPEHKVHYLQEYVDKPGRDIRAFVVGDEVIAAIYRTSDSWITNTARGAVASNCPLTSELVATTLAAAQAVGGGILAVDLVESSRGLLVVEVNHTMEFRNSITTTGVDIPGLIVKHVASRLELVA from the coding sequence GTGACCGACAACGTGGCGGTCGTCTACGACCGCCTGCGGGAGGAGGAACGCCTGCTGTTCGAGGCGTTCGAGCGCTTGGGCGTGCCGCACACCCCCGTGTATGCCTCGTCGCTCGCCGTCGAACTCGGAGCTCCTTCGCCCGCCCTCGTGCTCGAACGGTGCGTCTCGCAGTGGCGGGGCCTCAGCCTGGCACGGGCCTTCCAGGCCGCCGGCAGCACCGTCTTCAACCGCCCCGAGGTCATCGAGACGTGCGGCGACAAGCTCGCGACCAGTGCCGCCCTCGTGCGAGCGGGCGTGCCCACGCCGCGCACGAGCGTCGCGGTGGACCGCCAGGCGGCCCTCGACGAGGCCGACCGGCTTGGTTACCCCGTCGTGATTAAGCCGCTGGTGGGAAGCTGGGGCAGGTTGGTTGCCCGCCTCGAGTCGCGAGCGGCGGCCGAAGCGCTCCTCGAGTACAAGGAAGTGCTTGGCGGCCCGGAGCACAAGGTCCACTACCTGCAGGAGTACGTCGACAAGCCGGGCCGCGACATCCGCGCGTTCGTCGTAGGAGACGAGGTCATCGCGGCCATCTACCGCACCTCCGACAGCTGGATCACGAACACGGCCAGGGGCGCCGTGGCAAGCAACTGCCCGTTGACGAGCGAGCTGGTCGCCACCACGCTGGCGGCCGCGCAGGCCGTGGGCGGCGGCATCCTCGCCGTCGACCTGGTCGAGTCGAGCCGCGGCCTGCTGGTCGTCGAGGTCAACCACACCATGGAGTTCCGCAACTCCATCACGACTACGGGAGTAGATATCCCGGGCCTGATCGTGAAGCACGTGGCGTCACGGTTGGAGCTGGTGGCGTGA
- a CDS encoding [LysW]-aminoadipate kinase, translating into MSKTVVVKVGGSDGIDLEAVCDDVAALWRENVRVLLVHGGSAETNRVSARLGLPPKFVTSPTGHQSRFTDRATLEVFEMVYCGKINKGIVEMLQVRGVNAVGLSGIDGRLFEGTLKSTVRSVEDGRVLVLRGDHTGTVERVNVALLRLLLDAGYLPVLTPPAISFKGVAMNVDGDRAAAAVAVALQAEALLLLSNVPGLLRDYPDESTLVEFVPADEGDDAMACAEGRMKKKVMGAVAAVQGGVGRVVLGDARVPRAVRRALAGQGTVVA; encoded by the coding sequence GTGAGCAAGACGGTGGTGGTCAAGGTGGGCGGTTCCGACGGGATCGACTTGGAGGCGGTCTGCGACGACGTTGCCGCCTTGTGGCGCGAGAACGTGCGCGTGTTACTGGTGCACGGCGGCAGCGCCGAAACGAACCGGGTATCGGCGCGGTTGGGCTTGCCGCCGAAGTTCGTGACGAGTCCGACCGGGCACCAGAGCCGCTTCACGGACCGGGCCACGCTCGAGGTCTTCGAGATGGTCTACTGCGGCAAGATCAACAAGGGCATAGTGGAGATGTTGCAGGTGCGGGGCGTCAACGCCGTCGGGCTCTCCGGCATCGACGGGCGGCTGTTCGAGGGCACGCTCAAGAGCACCGTCAGGTCGGTCGAGGATGGGCGCGTGCTCGTCTTGCGTGGCGACCACACCGGCACGGTCGAGCGCGTCAACGTCGCCTTGCTGCGGCTGCTGCTGGACGCCGGCTACCTGCCCGTGCTCACGCCTCCGGCCATCAGCTTCAAGGGGGTCGCCATGAACGTGGACGGCGACCGCGCCGCCGCCGCCGTGGCCGTCGCCCTGCAAGCGGAGGCGCTGCTGCTCCTCTCCAACGTGCCCGGCCTGCTGAGGGATTACCCGGACGAGTCCACGCTGGTGGAGTTCGTGCCCGCGGACGAGGGCGACGATGCCATGGCCTGCGCCGAAGGCCGCATGAAGAAGAAAGTGATGGGCGCCGTGGCCGCCGTTCAGGGCGGGGTGGGGCGCGTCGTGTTGGGGGACGCCCGGGTGCCGCGGGCCGTGCGCCGCGCGTTGGCCGGGCAGGGGACGGTGGTGGCGTGA
- a CDS encoding acetylornithine/succinylornithine family transaminase: MKAATAALMEREARHASTLYSPMAAFVRGEGAYLYDADGRDYLDFMAGIGIASVGHGNRRLAAAIARQAERLIVCPQSQANDVRAEFLERLFRVVGAPLERAFLSNSGSEANEAAIKWARAATQRTRVVAAKRGFAGRTLGSLALTWEAGYRRPFEPLPGEAEFVTFGDLEALESAIDGSTAAFFVEPIQGEGGVHVAPPGYLERARDLTRTHGALLVFDEVQCGVGRTGTFLAAQGMGVVPDLVTLAKGLAGGVPIGATLMTDTVARAMPRGGHGSTFGGNPLACAAALTVLDEIEERDLLRNATAMGERLMAGLLALNSPRVRDVRGRGLMVGMELRERVGPVVAGLRERGLLTVAAGATVVRFLPPLVVSAAEVDRAVELVAEELAA, encoded by the coding sequence GTGAAGGCCGCTACCGCCGCGCTGATGGAGCGCGAGGCTCGCCACGCCTCGACCCTCTACTCGCCCATGGCGGCCTTCGTGAGGGGGGAGGGCGCGTACCTCTACGACGCCGACGGCCGCGATTACCTCGACTTCATGGCCGGGATAGGGATCGCCAGCGTCGGGCATGGCAACCGGCGGCTCGCGGCCGCCATCGCCAGGCAGGCCGAGCGGCTGATCGTCTGCCCGCAGAGCCAGGCGAACGACGTGCGGGCCGAGTTCCTCGAGCGCCTCTTCCGGGTCGTCGGCGCGCCGCTCGAGCGTGCCTTCTTGTCCAACTCCGGCAGCGAGGCGAACGAGGCGGCCATCAAGTGGGCGCGCGCTGCCACCCAACGCACCCGGGTCGTCGCAGCCAAGCGCGGCTTCGCTGGGCGGACCCTCGGCTCCCTGGCCCTTACCTGGGAGGCGGGCTACCGCCGCCCCTTCGAGCCGCTCCCTGGGGAGGCAGAGTTCGTGACCTTCGGCGACTTGGAGGCGCTGGAGTCGGCCATCGACGGCTCCACGGCGGCGTTCTTCGTGGAACCGATCCAGGGGGAGGGCGGCGTCCACGTGGCACCCCCGGGCTACCTCGAGCGGGCCCGCGACCTCACGCGGACACACGGCGCGCTGCTCGTGTTCGACGAGGTGCAGTGCGGCGTGGGCCGAACCGGCACGTTCTTGGCCGCCCAAGGCATGGGGGTGGTCCCCGACCTGGTCACTCTGGCCAAGGGGCTGGCCGGCGGGGTGCCGATCGGGGCCACGCTGATGACGGACACCGTGGCTCGCGCCATGCCTCGGGGTGGGCACGGCTCCACCTTCGGCGGCAACCCGCTCGCATGCGCTGCCGCGTTGACGGTGCTGGACGAGATCGAGGAGCGCGACCTCCTGCGCAACGCGACCGCGATGGGCGAGCGGCTGATGGCGGGCCTGCTGGCGTTGAACAGCCCGAGGGTGCGAGACGTGCGCGGCCGCGGCCTCATGGTCGGCATGGAGCTGCGCGAGCGGGTAGGGCCGGTGGTGGCGGGGCTGCGGGAACGCGGACTGTTGACTGTGGCCGCCGGCGCCACCGTGGTGAGGTTCCTGCCGCCCCTCGTCGTGAGCGCCGCCGAGGTCGACCGCGCCGTCGAGTTGGTGGCAGAGGAGCTGGCCGCGTGA
- the aspS gene encoding aspartate--tRNA ligase, whose translation MKRSHTCGDLRATDAGSDVTLQGWVNRRRDLGGLVFIDLRDRYGITQIAFEPEDAAAFAAVQDVRSEFVVEVTGVVRPRPDSQRNARVSTGDVEVVAKSLVVLSPALTPPFVIDGAGGEVNEELRLKYRYLDLRRPAALAPLLLRHRVTKAIWEFLDRRGFVQVETPLLTLSTPEGARDFVVPARQRPGSFYALPQSPQLFKQMLMMAGVDRYFQVARCFRDEDLRADRQPDFTQLDLEMSFVDEDDVLELNEELMAHVVRAATGAEIVTPFPRLTYQDAMDRYGSDKPDVRFGLELADVTQVLAGSSFRGFAAGAQPGGAIKALLVPARHAAPLTRKVLAELEEHAKRFGAKGLAWLKRGTDGFSGPVAKFLSAAEVEGLGAIAATEGDTLLLVSGEWKLSCTALGAVRQRLPKTLDLDVDEGFAFLWVVDFPLLEREAETGEWTYMHHPFTRPQEADLERLESDPGSVKAHAYDLVLNGSEVGGGSLRIHRLDVQQRMFKALGFSSEDAQRRFGFFLEALAHGAPPHGGIAWGLDRLVMLLARVDSIRDTIAFPKNQRGADPLTGAPAPIDARQLSELGLRALETSAE comes from the coding sequence ATGAAGAGAAGCCACACCTGCGGTGACCTCCGCGCCACCGATGCCGGCAGCGACGTGACCCTCCAGGGATGGGTGAACCGCCGCCGCGACCTCGGTGGCCTCGTGTTCATCGATCTTCGCGATCGTTACGGCATCACCCAGATAGCCTTCGAACCGGAGGACGCCGCCGCGTTCGCCGCCGTGCAGGACGTGCGGAGCGAGTTCGTGGTCGAGGTGACGGGCGTCGTCCGCCCGCGCCCCGACTCGCAGCGCAACGCTCGGGTTAGCACCGGCGACGTGGAAGTGGTGGCGAAGAGCCTGGTCGTGCTCTCCCCCGCCCTCACGCCGCCCTTCGTCATCGACGGCGCCGGTGGCGAGGTCAACGAGGAGTTGCGGCTCAAATACCGCTACCTCGACTTGCGCCGCCCTGCGGCCCTGGCGCCCCTGCTCCTGCGCCACCGCGTCACCAAGGCCATCTGGGAGTTCCTCGACCGGCGCGGTTTCGTGCAGGTCGAGACTCCGCTACTCACCCTCTCCACCCCCGAGGGCGCCCGCGACTTCGTGGTGCCCGCCCGGCAGAGGCCCGGTTCCTTCTACGCGCTACCCCAGTCACCGCAACTGTTCAAGCAGATGCTCATGATGGCAGGGGTGGACCGCTACTTCCAGGTGGCGCGCTGCTTCCGCGACGAGGACCTGCGCGCTGACAGGCAACCAGACTTCACCCAGCTCGACCTGGAGATGTCGTTCGTGGATGAGGACGACGTGCTGGAGCTCAACGAGGAGCTCATGGCCCACGTGGTGCGGGCCGCGACGGGCGCCGAGATCGTCACACCCTTCCCGCGCCTCACTTACCAAGACGCCATGGACCGCTACGGCTCCGACAAGCCCGACGTGCGCTTCGGCCTCGAGCTGGCCGACGTCACGCAGGTCCTCGCCGGCAGTTCCTTCCGCGGCTTCGCGGCGGGCGCCCAGCCTGGAGGCGCGATAAAGGCGCTACTCGTTCCTGCCAGGCACGCGGCGCCCCTCACGCGCAAGGTGCTCGCCGAACTCGAGGAGCACGCCAAACGCTTCGGGGCCAAGGGCCTGGCCTGGCTCAAGCGCGGCACGGACGGCTTCTCGGGGCCGGTGGCCAAGTTCCTCTCGGCAGCGGAGGTAGAGGGCCTTGGCGCCATCGCCGCCACCGAGGGCGACACGCTGCTTCTCGTGTCGGGCGAGTGGAAGCTGAGCTGCACCGCCCTCGGAGCCGTGCGCCAGCGCCTACCCAAAACGCTCGACTTGGACGTGGATGAGGGGTTCGCCTTCCTCTGGGTGGTCGACTTCCCGCTTCTCGAACGCGAGGCGGAGACGGGCGAGTGGACTTACATGCACCACCCGTTCACCAGGCCGCAGGAAGCCGACCTGGAGCGCCTCGAGTCCGACCCGGGCAGCGTGAAGGCCCACGCCTACGACCTCGTGCTGAACGGCTCAGAGGTGGGTGGTGGCAGCCTGCGCATCCACCGCCTCGACGTGCAGCAGCGGATGTTCAAGGCCCTCGGATTCTCCAGCGAGGACGCCCAGCGGCGCTTCGGCTTCTTCCTGGAGGCCCTCGCTCACGGCGCACCGCCCCACGGGGGGATCGCGTGGGGCCTCGACCGCCTCGTGATGCTGCTGGCGCGCGTCGACAGCATCCGCGACACCATCGCCTTCCCGAAGAACCAGCGGGGCGCGGATCCCCTGACCGGGGCCCCCGCCCCCATCGACGCTCGCCAGCTGAGCGAGCTGGGGCTACGCGCCCTAGAGACGAGCGCGGAATGA
- the lysW gene encoding lysine biosynthesis protein LysW, translating into MQLIDTPQGRLTVDPSSLMLGEILVTDEGAELEVVGLDPLRLEPAPEEAEDWGE; encoded by the coding sequence ATGCAACTCATCGACACGCCCCAGGGACGCCTGACCGTAGACCCTTCCAGCCTCATGCTCGGCGAGATCCTCGTGACCGACGAGGGCGCGGAGTTGGAGGTCGTCGGACTCGATCCCTTGAGGCTCGAGCCGGCGCCCGAGGAAGCCGAGGACTGGGGCGAGTGA
- a CDS encoding IPT/TIG domain-containing protein, with amino-acid sequence MKRLAFIAIGLIAVLLAACAPAPSVATNVPVTLISVSVPATKGDTVVLQGRYFGDGRTGGEAVNYVIVGANAEGSGGQKAKVLSWTPTRIEFVAPETGGNGWVFVFAGGVKSNGLPTNLP; translated from the coding sequence GTGAAGCGTCTCGCTTTCATTGCCATTGGTCTTATCGCGGTCTTACTGGCCGCCTGTGCGCCCGCGCCATCCGTGGCCACCAACGTGCCCGTGACCCTCATCTCCGTGTCGGTGCCGGCCACCAAGGGCGACACCGTCGTCCTGCAGGGCCGCTACTTCGGGGACGGTCGCACAGGTGGCGAGGCCGTCAACTACGTGATCGTCGGCGCCAACGCCGAGGGCAGTGGAGGCCAGAAGGCCAAGGTCCTCAGCTGGACCCCCACCCGCATCGAGTTCGTTGCGCCGGAAACGGGCGGCAACGGTTGGGTGTTCGTGTTCGCCGGTGGGGTGAAGAGCAACGGCCTTCCGACCAACCTGCCCTGA
- the hisS gene encoding histidine--tRNA ligase: MKLQAVKGTQDILPRDQAAWHAITAAAEQVLGGAGAGKITPPIFEFTEVFEKSVGESADLMVQKEMYTFEDRGGRSLTLRPEFTAGLMRSFIEHGMHTLPQPVKLWAEGPLFRAENVQRGRYRQFHQVDYELVGSDSALADAEAIELLYRTLQACGLTRHRIRLGSVGDPDDRAAYNAYLREELAPHAERLSPVSQERLRLNPLRVLDSKDQGDQALIADLQRPLERLGPAARGHLAEVEHYLRSWDVPFDLDPAIVRGLDYYRRTAFEVHYEGIGAQSALGGGGRYDGLIELLGGPPIPATGWAFGVERVLDALAQEEAAQAETPERPALFVIPLDDEAVGEGADLATRLRREALRVEFAYQRRNPGKGLRDADRSGARFAALRGAEERTRGTWQLKDLASGEQSEVADEALRAALTERLENL; this comes from the coding sequence ATGAAGCTCCAAGCCGTGAAAGGCACGCAAGACATCCTCCCGCGCGACCAGGCCGCCTGGCACGCCATCACCGCCGCCGCCGAGCAGGTCCTGGGCGGCGCCGGCGCCGGCAAGATCACCCCACCGATATTCGAGTTCACCGAGGTGTTCGAGAAGTCCGTCGGTGAGTCGGCGGACCTCATGGTCCAGAAGGAGATGTACACCTTCGAGGACCGTGGCGGGCGCAGCCTGACGCTGAGGCCCGAGTTCACCGCCGGACTCATGCGTTCTTTCATCGAACACGGCATGCACACGCTCCCCCAGCCCGTGAAGCTCTGGGCCGAGGGTCCCCTGTTCCGCGCCGAGAACGTGCAGCGCGGCCGCTACAGGCAGTTCCATCAGGTGGACTACGAGTTGGTGGGCAGCGACTCAGCGCTCGCCGACGCCGAGGCCATCGAACTCCTCTACCGGACCCTGCAGGCGTGCGGCCTCACGCGCCACCGGATCCGCCTCGGCTCCGTGGGTGACCCGGACGACCGCGCCGCCTACAACGCCTACCTTCGCGAGGAGCTGGCGCCCCACGCCGAGCGACTCTCGCCCGTCAGCCAAGAACGGCTGCGCCTCAACCCGCTACGTGTCCTCGACAGCAAGGACCAGGGCGACCAGGCGCTGATCGCTGACCTCCAGCGACCGCTCGAGCGCCTTGGCCCCGCCGCGCGTGGGCACCTGGCGGAGGTGGAGCACTACTTGCGCAGCTGGGACGTACCGTTCGACCTCGACCCGGCCATCGTCCGCGGCCTCGACTACTACCGCCGCACCGCCTTCGAAGTGCATTACGAGGGCATCGGGGCGCAATCCGCGCTGGGAGGCGGCGGCCGCTACGACGGCCTGATAGAACTGCTGGGCGGCCCGCCGATACCCGCCACGGGCTGGGCGTTCGGGGTGGAACGCGTGCTCGACGCGCTCGCGCAGGAAGAAGCGGCGCAGGCGGAAACTCCTGAGCGGCCCGCGCTGTTCGTGATCCCCCTCGACGACGAGGCCGTCGGCGAGGGAGCCGACCTGGCGACCCGCCTGCGGCGCGAGGCGCTCCGGGTCGAGTTCGCCTACCAACGGCGCAACCCGGGCAAGGGCCTGCGTGACGCCGACCGCAGCGGGGCCCGGTTCGCCGCCCTGCGCGGCGCCGAAGAACGCACCCGCGGCACTTGGCAACTCAAGGACCTGGCCAGCGGCGAGCAGTCGGAAGTCGCCGACGAGGCGCTGCGCGCCGCCCTGACCGAACGCCTCGAGAACCTCTGA
- the yfbR gene encoding 5'-deoxynucleotidase: MTSHFFAYLARLKFIHRWGLMRNTRAENTQEHSLQVAMIAHALALIHNRFFGGAFDPDRTALLAVFHDAEEVITGDVPTPIKYFSPSIKEALGGIETVARQRLVGMLPPELRADYTPLFFPATEDAASWRLVKHADKISAYLKCLEEAKAGNEEFERAEQAIHRELQGLEDPAVRYFLDEFVPSFSLTLDELN, translated from the coding sequence GTGACTAGTCATTTCTTCGCCTACCTCGCCAGACTCAAGTTCATCCACCGTTGGGGCCTCATGCGCAACACGCGCGCGGAGAACACGCAGGAGCACTCGTTGCAGGTCGCCATGATCGCGCACGCGCTGGCGCTCATCCATAACCGGTTCTTCGGTGGTGCCTTCGATCCAGATCGCACGGCGTTGCTGGCGGTGTTCCACGACGCGGAGGAGGTCATCACGGGAGACGTGCCGACGCCCATCAAGTACTTCAGTCCCAGCATCAAGGAGGCACTCGGCGGCATCGAGACCGTGGCGCGCCAGCGCCTGGTGGGTATGCTGCCGCCCGAGCTTCGGGCCGACTACACGCCGCTGTTCTTCCCGGCCACCGAAGACGCGGCAAGCTGGCGGCTCGTTAAGCACGCCGACAAGATCTCCGCGTACCTCAAGTGCCTCGAGGAAGCCAAGGCCGGGAACGAGGAGTTCGAGCGGGCGGAGCAGGCCATCCACCGCGAGCTCCAGGGACTGGAGGATCCGGCCGTGCGGTACTTCCTGGATGAGTTCGTGCCGTCGTTCAGCCTCACCCTGGACGAACTGAACTGA
- the mgtE gene encoding magnesium transporter codes for MSETDTRQELLAELTELVHGRHFDALHNRLRPFEPPDLAEVLESLPYEVEAIVFRLLDKERALDTFEYLGLASQERLIRNLGDREVAGILNEMSADDRTALLEELPGEVTRRLMNLLTPEERDVATRLLNYPEDSIGRLMTPDYVAVKRHWTVAEALEHVRVYGSDSETLNVVYVTGPGGVLIDDLRMREMLLVDPGTRIADMIDETFVALHASDDQETAVAVFRKHDRSALPVVDSKGVIVGIVTVDDVFDVAEEEATEDIQMLGGVEALDEPYLSISLGKVIRKRAFWLVLLFLGQTLTATAMGFFEAEIASAVVLALFLPLIISSGGNSGSQAAALVTRAMALGEVGVRDWWQIMRRELGAGLVLGLMLGALGFIRVAIWGLVFDAYGGNWLLIGLTIFMSLVGVVLWGSLTGSLLPIALKRLGADPAASSTPFVATIVDVTGIVIFFALAKLVLTGTLL; via the coding sequence ATGTCTGAGACCGATACCCGCCAAGAACTGCTAGCCGAGCTCACGGAACTGGTCCACGGACGGCACTTCGACGCGCTTCACAACCGGCTCAGGCCGTTCGAGCCGCCCGACCTTGCCGAGGTGTTGGAGAGCCTGCCTTACGAGGTGGAGGCCATCGTGTTCAGGCTGCTCGACAAGGAGCGGGCGCTGGACACCTTCGAGTACCTGGGCCTCGCCTCGCAAGAGCGCCTGATAAGGAACCTTGGCGACCGCGAAGTGGCGGGGATCCTCAACGAGATGTCGGCCGACGACCGCACGGCGCTGCTCGAGGAACTCCCGGGCGAGGTGACCCGCCGGCTCATGAACCTGCTCACGCCCGAAGAGCGCGACGTGGCCACGAGACTCCTCAACTACCCGGAGGACTCCATCGGGCGCCTCATGACGCCCGATTACGTGGCGGTCAAGCGGCACTGGACGGTGGCCGAGGCCCTCGAGCACGTGCGCGTGTACGGGAGCGACTCGGAGACGTTGAACGTGGTCTACGTGACTGGTCCTGGAGGGGTGCTGATCGACGACCTGCGCATGCGTGAGATGCTGCTGGTGGACCCCGGCACGCGCATCGCCGACATGATCGACGAGACGTTCGTCGCCCTGCACGCCTCCGACGACCAGGAGACCGCCGTGGCCGTGTTCCGCAAGCACGACCGCTCGGCGTTGCCCGTAGTCGACTCCAAGGGGGTGATCGTCGGCATCGTGACCGTCGACGACGTCTTCGACGTGGCCGAGGAGGAGGCAACGGAGGACATCCAGATGCTCGGTGGGGTGGAGGCCCTCGACGAGCCGTACCTGAGCATCTCGCTGGGCAAGGTCATCCGCAAGCGGGCCTTCTGGCTCGTGCTGCTGTTCCTCGGCCAGACCCTTACCGCGACGGCCATGGGTTTCTTCGAGGCCGAGATCGCCAGCGCCGTGGTGCTGGCGCTGTTCCTGCCGCTCATCATCTCCAGTGGCGGCAACTCCGGGTCGCAGGCGGCCGCACTCGTGACGCGCGCCATGGCCCTCGGCGAGGTGGGCGTGCGCGACTGGTGGCAGATCATGCGCCGCGAACTCGGCGCCGGCCTCGTGCTGGGGCTGATGCTCGGCGCCCTCGGGTTCATCCGCGTCGCAATCTGGGGCCTGGTCTTCGACGCCTACGGCGGCAACTGGTTGCTCATCGGCCTGACCATCTTCATGTCGCTCGTCGGTGTCGTGCTGTGGGGCTCTCTCACTGGTTCGCTGCTGCCCATCGCGCTCAAGCGACTCGGCGCCGACCCGGCGGCCTCGTCCACGCCGTTCGTGGCCACCATCGTCGACGTGACCGGCATCGTCATCTTCTTCGCGCTGGCCAAGCTGGTGCTAACGGGAACGTTACTGTAG
- a CDS encoding HAD family hydrolase has product MIPLVVLDLDGTIIGSSGLVQECIWEAAERAREAGVKIAVCTGRPGFGVALRVAQRLGPDNPHVFQSGAYLGYPDGRTIKAVALKGGDLSRIIELSRQRGAILELYTPNCLYVERSTDLSEQHANMIGVTAIVSDLEEVAATEPVVRAQWVLPKGASEAIAELAPAGVNLSHAGSPALPGISFISITGAGVSKASAVKQLAEQLRLPLANVMAVGDSHGDLPMLEVVGHPRVVANASPELLERFPSVGDVEECGVVEALEEASGARGGLLHSLA; this is encoded by the coding sequence ATGATACCGCTCGTCGTCCTCGACCTCGACGGCACCATCATCGGCTCCAGCGGCCTCGTGCAGGAGTGCATCTGGGAAGCCGCTGAACGAGCCCGGGAAGCGGGCGTGAAGATCGCGGTGTGCACGGGCCGCCCGGGGTTCGGGGTGGCGCTGCGGGTGGCCCAGCGCCTGGGGCCCGACAACCCGCACGTGTTCCAAAGCGGCGCCTACCTCGGTTACCCGGACGGCCGCACCATCAAGGCCGTGGCGCTCAAGGGCGGCGACCTCAGCCGCATAATCGAGCTGTCGCGGCAGCGCGGCGCCATCCTCGAGCTCTACACCCCGAATTGCCTGTACGTCGAACGCAGCACCGACTTGAGCGAGCAGCACGCCAACATGATCGGCGTGACCGCCATCGTGAGCGACCTCGAGGAGGTGGCGGCCACCGAGCCCGTCGTGCGCGCGCAGTGGGTGCTGCCGAAGGGAGCGTCCGAGGCGATCGCCGAGCTTGCACCAGCGGGCGTCAACCTCTCGCACGCGGGCAGCCCGGCGCTCCCCGGCATCTCCTTCATCTCGATAACCGGCGCCGGAGTGTCCAAGGCCAGCGCCGTCAAGCAGCTCGCCGAACAGTTGCGGCTCCCGCTCGCGAACGTCATGGCCGTGGGCGACAGCCACGGCGACCTTCCTATGCTCGAGGTCGTCGGCCACCCCCGAGTCGTCGCCAACGCCTCGCCCGAACTCCTGGAGCGGTTCCCTTCGGTAGGTGACGTCGAGGAGTGCGGCGTGGTGGAGGCGCTCGAAGAGGCCAGCGGTGCTCGCGGGGGCTTGTTACACTCCCTCGCATGA
- the argC gene encoding N-acetyl-gamma-glutamyl-phosphate reductase → MTSAPVGLSILGASGYAGGEFLRLALGHPGLRVDQVTSREHAGHPVHLVHPNLRGVTDLRFTKPSDLEATDVLVAALPHGKLALQIDELAPVAPYLVDLSEDFRLKQPEAYEAFHDAPHPRPDLLGTFVYANPELNREQLRGATRLAGAGCIATASVLALHPVLSLLDPGRDVIVDAKIGSSAAGSAASTATHHPERSGALRTYAATRHRHQAEIAEALPGAPTIHLTATAVERVRGVLVTAHTFVREGVVEADVLAAFRAAYDAEPFVRLVRARRGIHRVPDPKILDGSNYCDVGFELDEGARRLVVLAALDNLVKGTAGHALQSLNLALGFPEAAGLSFTGLHP, encoded by the coding sequence GTGACCTCCGCCCCGGTGGGGCTGAGCATCCTGGGGGCATCGGGGTACGCCGGCGGCGAGTTCTTGCGCCTGGCGCTCGGGCATCCGGGGTTGAGGGTAGACCAGGTGACGAGCCGGGAGCACGCTGGGCATCCCGTCCACCTCGTCCACCCGAACCTACGGGGCGTCACCGACCTGCGCTTCACCAAACCTTCCGACCTGGAAGCTACCGACGTGCTCGTCGCCGCGTTACCTCACGGCAAGCTGGCGCTCCAGATAGACGAGCTTGCGCCGGTGGCGCCGTACCTCGTGGACCTTTCCGAGGACTTCCGGCTCAAGCAGCCGGAGGCGTACGAGGCCTTTCACGACGCCCCGCATCCGCGGCCCGACCTGCTCGGCACCTTCGTCTATGCCAACCCCGAACTCAACCGCGAGCAACTGCGCGGCGCCACGCGGCTCGCCGGGGCCGGTTGCATCGCCACGGCCTCCGTTCTGGCCTTGCACCCGGTGCTGAGCTTGCTCGACCCGGGGCGTGACGTCATCGTCGACGCCAAGATCGGCAGCAGCGCCGCGGGAAGCGCGGCCTCCACTGCAACGCACCACCCGGAGCGCTCCGGCGCGCTTCGCACCTACGCGGCCACGCGGCACCGCCACCAGGCCGAGATCGCCGAGGCGCTCCCCGGGGCGCCGACAATCCACCTCACGGCCACGGCGGTGGAGCGCGTGCGGGGGGTCCTCGTCACGGCCCATACCTTCGTGAGAGAGGGCGTGGTCGAGGCGGACGTGTTGGCCGCGTTCCGCGCCGCTTACGACGCCGAGCCGTTCGTGAGGCTGGTGCGCGCCCGCCGCGGCATCCACCGCGTGCCGGACCCGAAGATCCTCGACGGCAGCAACTACTGCGACGTGGGCTTCGAGCTCGACGAGGGGGCGCGGCGCCTGGTGGTGCTGGCGGCCCTCGACAACCTGGTCAAGGGCACGGCCGGTCACGCGCTGCAGTCCCTCAACCTCGCACTGGGCTTTCCGGAGGCCGCCGGCCTTTCGTTCACCGGTCTGCACCCGTGA